The region CAGAATGCAGCAGGCATCTTCATTGTTGAGTGTGGCCAGGCCAAAGTGAGTTCATTTGTGAATTCATTTGCATATTATTATTATGCATGGATGGAGGAGCCGAATTACTATAGAATCCAGACCCTCCATTAAGAGGGCTACCACCGTTTTCATCAGAAGACTCGCTTGACCCACCTTGCGACGGAGAACTACCTGCTGTCCCTGGACCCCCAAAGTTTTGCATATTTGACGTTGGCATGAGAGGTACCGTTTTGAAAACATCTAAGTTCTGTTTTCTCCCATCCGCAATAAAGCTGCCAACAATGACCTGGCAGGAGATAGAAAACAAGAATGAAATAAATTTATGTCATGCCATGAGAAGCAACCCCCTTAGTACCCGGATGATTACCCAGTTGCATGGTGTCTGAAATGCACATATTTAAACTGAAACTACTAGTCTTCTGAGATGTGAATGCAGCAAAAATTCTATCATACCGTTACGAGATTTAGTATAAGTATCAGATATACCTGAACTGGTGATGCTGCCTGTAGTGCGCCTACAACTCCACCACCTACCACTCGACCATCAGACCCAGCCAAGGAAACATTTAATCCACCAGTCCTGCTGCAACTACCACTGTTTTCAGAAACCAAGAACGAACCTGATAAAGAAATAATTTCATATCGGCCCTGcaattagaaaaaatatatattgccATAACTAAATTGCACattattgataaaatattataattcaaacTGCTAAAACTGCATGGACCATTTCAGCTTGAGAATATTTCATGTGTCTATAGCCATGTAATGCTGAGATTTCAGCTTTATACATGTCTTTCCATACCATTAGCTATATAAATCTCAGAAAGTAAACTCAAGGGGAAAAACCTGTGACTGAATAGACAAACAACCCATGGCTGCATGGCATTACTAGCCTACTTCAATTTATATTCTTCAGTTGACCTcaacaacctatacatgccaatcATCCAACTATAACGTGATCTCATTCTCACACATGCACTCACCTGTTCCTCTCTTTCTTTCAAATCAAACTTATTTGACTAGCTAGTATAAATGGAGGATCATCAATAATTTGACTTTAAACAGCAGTACATATGAGACCAGTGACTCAAGATTGCACCTTATATGGGCTTGCTTGTATTGTGTTCTGGTACATGGATTTCCAATATAAGGTTTTCATACATGCTGTCTTCTAGTTGGTTTTGCTTCAAGAATAGTTCTCACATCAATTCTCTTTTATACCTCCAAATGGAGCCAGCTAagcattatttttgtttttttttttttgtttgaaatattgCTGCTGCTGTCACTAAATGATGGTAATGGTAAACCCATTTGTTACCTGACATGAAATGTTAGCTCTAAACCTAATAATTGTATCTAAAACCAACAAGTTCATCTAACAGAACTGCACATCAAAAGAGCCAATTAGCAAAATGAACACAAAAATCCACTGTTATCAACAAGATGACATTAACAATAAAAATCCTTCCAATAACTGACCTACTCTGTTAACTATTTTCCCAGTATTATTCAGTCTTTTCATTGGGTTATTGATAGAGTGAATGGATTTTCCATTTATTAAAATCTCTTTTGATTCAAAATTGTGGTGCAACTAGTATCCCCCCCCCCCCTGTTCTGGTCATGGAATAGATGAAATAAATCATGAAACTGAGGATTTACCTCAAAACTTAAAATCTAACAGTGGTCTCGCAAGCAACAATCAACAAAGTCATTTAGACATTGTTCTTCACTAAGCCAAAAAGACAAGACATAAGGTATGAGCATTAGTCTCTTGGCAGATCTGTATTCACATTCATAAGTTCCTTTTCTTCTGAACTAATTCATTTGCTTTCAGACTGAGATACTAACATGCAACAAAAAACTTATGATAGGTTAAATTAAAATGCATCTAAAAGTtgcaaaaagtaaataaattattctcTAAAATAAAAAAGACACCAACAGATGTGTGTGTGCATTGTGGACATATACACACAAGCTCACAAACACATACATGGGGAGACAGGAAATGCCTTTTTATGTTAAAGGAAAGTGCAGAAAGTTTAAACTTCAGCAGCCCTGTAAATATGTAAGCAGTCCAACTTAAGCCAAGGTCCTAACCAGATGATTTCATTCAAGATCAAACTTAGTTTATCAGATGGATATTATATTGATGTTAAAAATACCTCAAATTTCACCATACTACCAGATAATACAGACTGGCGGAGTGTAACATTACAGACAGCACCATTTGCAGAGAGAATACAAATCGTGCGTGGCCCTTGCTGTGAAAAAGCAGTAATCTTTGATGCTATATCCTACACATGAAAAGGCTATACTGTTAAGGAACATCATAAATAACGTTCAAGAATTACAAACATGATCAATCAGAACCTCTGCAAATACAATAGTATTGCACGTTTATTGGCAAGCAATAAAATTTAAGGCTGATAAACAGAGAAGTATCTCCAACAATGAATTTATGAAACAGCATATAAAAGGCGTAAATATGACATGACTCAAGCTAGGATCCACATGCTCTACATATTTTACATTGCTCAATTCAGTATTTAGATCTTAATTACTTCATGGTGCTCGGCTTAGCAATTATAGGATGAGTTGCTTTTATGCAATATTTTCCATATCCATAATTCCAGTTGTATTACAAAGGGTCTGAAGACACTCTTTCATGCTAGCTTAAAACATTTGAAAACACAATATAAGAGAATTTAATCATCTCCCAATATAAATCCCttaagaccaagaaaacttcacACATTCTCCATTCCATCTAAAACAACCATCGTTACAAAGTATATATACACCACTCACCTCACCGGTGTTCACGGTGATCACATGAGGAGTAAATCCCACCCCTGAAACTCCACCTAACCAGAGAAACAGACGCACAAAATTTAAACAACGAATTATGATGAAAGAAGAAGATATAACATTTGACACTGAGAGTAAGAGTTACCTAATGCATCGATCTGTCTTTTCCCAGAACCGGGCGGCCTTCCACGATTCCTTTTAGGAGGCGGTTCAGCGGCAGCACCAACACTTGGTAAACCGACGGAGTCGTTACCAGCGTGATTGGCGGAGTGACTAGGAATTTGGGTAGTGGGTGCCAATTGTAACGCAATGTTACCATCAGGAGCATATTTCCTAGGCCTACCTCGCTTCTTTTTAATGGTGGGCTCTGTATTGTACTGAAATTGCGGCGATCCATCAAAGGCGACGGAGTTCAAAGAATGAAGCGGCTTGAGTTGTTGTTGGTTTTGATGatgttgttgatgatgatgatgctgttGATGAAACTGTTGTAAATGGTGCTGAGGCGGCGAAGTTAAGGGGTTGAAAGAGAAACGATGAGCTGAAGAAGGAGGGATATTAGCCGTCTGATTAGAGGTGATCAAGGTGGAGTTGGACGGATACGATGAAGACGTGGGTCCTATTACCATCTGCTGCGCTTGTTGTGCCTGTAATCCCCTTCCCCCCGCTGCCGCTCCCTGCACTGCTCTCGactccatttctttttctttttctttctaaaaacaAGAAATTCTTTCTCTCAGAGTTTGATGAAATagggaaaaaatgaaaagaaagaagaagtgTAATTTGTAACTCAACTGAAATTGcgaagaagtgttggagaaaatAACTCGAAGGAGTTAAGTTCAAGAGTTGTATGAGTTATCTACTTCAAGAACTGAA is a window of Gossypium hirsutum isolate 1008001.06 chromosome D08, Gossypium_hirsutum_v2.1, whole genome shotgun sequence DNA encoding:
- the LOC107933578 gene encoding AT-hook motif nuclear-localized protein 13 — translated: MESRAVQGAAAGGRGLQAQQAQQMVIGPTSSSYPSNSTLITSNQTANIPPSSAHRFSFNPLTSPPQHHLQQFHQQHHHHQQHHQNQQQLKPLHSLNSVAFDGSPQFQYNTEPTIKKKRGRPRKYAPDGNIALQLAPTTQIPSHSANHAGNDSVGLPSVGAAAEPPPKRNRGRPPGSGKRQIDALGGVSGVGFTPHVITVNTGEDIASKITAFSQQGPRTICILSANGAVCNVTLRQSVLSGSMVKFEGRYEIISLSGSFLVSENSGSCSRTGGLNVSLAGSDGRVVGGGVVGALQAASPVQVIVGSFIADGRKQNLDVFKTVPLMPTSNMQNFGGPGTAGSSPSQGGSSESSDENGGSPLNGGSGFYSNSAPPSMHNNNMQMNSQMNSLWPGHTQQ